A genomic region of Magnetospirillum sp. WYHS-4 contains the following coding sequences:
- the pseC gene encoding UDP-4-amino-4,6-dideoxy-N-acetyl-beta-L-altrosamine transaminase translates to MTDFLPYGRHVVEDDDIAAVAAALRGELLTTGPAVAAFEAALAKTVGASGAVSCSSGTAALHLAALALGLGPGDWVVVPAITFLATANAARYVGAEVQFADVDPDSGLMRPEDLEVALAAAKAAGRRVKAVFPVHLAGQACDMEAIAAIARREGGAVVEDACHALGTTYGNGAWRVGGCAHADMTVFSFHPVKTVAMGEGGAVTANDPALAARLALLRSHGMVREPRDFIRRDLAFGPDGEVNPWFYEMAEPGFNYRASDLQCALGLSQLGKLDRFVAARAAAVAAYDARLAPLAPRLASLARVPGCRPGWHLYISLIDFAAIGKDRGAVMRALRDRGIGTQVHYIPVAWQAYYRDRYGETPLPGSARYYERCLSLPLSAAITEADVQRVTAALAEVLA, encoded by the coding sequence GTGACCGATTTCCTGCCCTACGGCCGCCATGTGGTGGAAGACGACGACATCGCCGCCGTCGCGGCGGCGCTGCGGGGAGAGTTGCTGACCACCGGTCCCGCCGTCGCCGCCTTCGAGGCCGCCCTGGCGAAGACCGTGGGCGCATCCGGCGCGGTTTCCTGTTCCAGCGGCACCGCCGCCCTGCATTTGGCCGCCCTGGCCCTGGGCCTGGGGCCGGGAGATTGGGTGGTGGTTCCCGCGATCACCTTCCTGGCGACGGCCAACGCCGCCCGCTACGTGGGCGCCGAAGTACAGTTCGCCGACGTCGATCCCGACAGCGGCTTGATGCGGCCGGAAGACCTGGAAGTGGCCCTGGCCGCCGCCAAGGCCGCCGGCCGCCGGGTCAAGGCGGTCTTTCCCGTCCATCTGGCCGGCCAGGCCTGCGACATGGAAGCCATCGCCGCCATCGCCCGCCGCGAAGGCGGCGCGGTGGTCGAGGACGCCTGCCATGCGCTGGGGACCACCTACGGGAACGGCGCCTGGCGGGTGGGCGGCTGCGCCCACGCGGACATGACGGTCTTTTCCTTCCATCCGGTCAAGACCGTCGCCATGGGCGAAGGCGGCGCGGTGACCGCCAACGATCCCGCCCTGGCCGCCCGTCTGGCCTTGCTGCGCAGCCACGGCATGGTGCGCGAGCCCAGGGACTTCATCCGCCGCGACCTGGCCTTCGGGCCGGACGGGGAAGTCAATCCCTGGTTCTACGAGATGGCGGAACCCGGCTTCAACTACCGGGCCAGCGACCTGCAGTGCGCCCTGGGCCTGTCGCAGCTGGGCAAGCTGGACCGCTTCGTCGCCGCCCGCGCCGCCGCCGTCGCCGCCTACGACGCCCGCCTGGCTCCTTTGGCGCCCCGGTTGGCGTCGCTGGCGCGGGTGCCCGGCTGCCGGCCGGGCTGGCATCTGTACATCTCCCTGATCGACTTCGCCGCCATCGGCAAGGACCGGGGAGCCGTGATGCGGGCGCTGCGGGATCGCGGCATCGGCACCCAGGTCCACTACATTCCGGTGGCCTGGCAGGCCTATTACCGGGACCGCTACGGCGAGACGCCCCTGCCCGGTTCCGCCCGCTACTACGAACGCTGCCTGTCCCTGCCCCTGTCGGCCGCCATCACGGAAGCCGACGTCCAGCGGGTGACCGCCGCCCTG